A portion of the Feifania hominis genome contains these proteins:
- the tsaD gene encoding tRNA (adenosine(37)-N6)-threonylcarbamoyltransferase complex transferase subunit TsaD, whose protein sequence is MNILGIETSCDETSAAVVRDGREIVSLVVNTQIDLHRVYGGVVPEIASRLHIESIDEVVSRALRQAKMTMQDVDAVAVTAYPGLIGALLVGVNFAKGLAYSWDRPLVPVHHIRGHIASNYLTHPDLEPPFLCLIASGGHTNLAVVEDYTRMRLVGRTRDDAAGECFDKIARVLGMPYPGGVEMDRAAQRGSVGAYHFPRVKVEGSPLDFSFSGLKSAAINLLHNLEQRGETVAVDDFAACFSDALVGELIDRLALALDGTGLKKVALAGGVSANTLLRARAGALCRERGCELFLPELSLCGDNAAMIASQGYYEFLAGARAGLDLNAAATKALTWEQSPRAGV, encoded by the coding sequence ATGAACATACTCGGCATTGAGACCTCCTGCGACGAGACGTCGGCCGCTGTCGTGCGCGACGGGCGCGAAATCGTGTCGCTGGTGGTCAACACCCAGATTGATTTACACCGGGTCTACGGCGGGGTCGTGCCCGAGATCGCCTCGCGGCTCCACATCGAGAGCATTGACGAGGTGGTCTCCCGTGCGCTCAGGCAGGCCAAAATGACCATGCAGGACGTCGACGCCGTCGCGGTGACTGCTTACCCCGGCCTGATCGGCGCGCTGCTTGTCGGGGTCAATTTTGCCAAGGGGCTGGCCTACTCCTGGGACAGGCCCCTCGTGCCGGTGCACCACATCCGCGGCCACATCGCCTCGAACTACCTCACCCACCCGGATCTCGAGCCGCCCTTTCTGTGCCTGATCGCGTCGGGGGGCCACACGAATCTCGCCGTGGTCGAGGACTACACCCGCATGCGCCTGGTCGGCCGCACGCGCGACGACGCGGCGGGCGAGTGCTTTGACAAGATCGCGCGTGTGCTCGGCATGCCCTACCCCGGCGGCGTCGAAATGGACCGCGCGGCGCAGCGCGGCAGCGTCGGAGCCTATCATTTCCCGCGGGTCAAGGTCGAGGGCAGCCCGCTTGACTTCAGCTTCTCGGGGCTCAAGTCGGCGGCCATCAACCTGCTGCACAACCTCGAGCAGCGCGGCGAGACGGTCGCCGTCGACGACTTTGCCGCCTGCTTTTCCGACGCGCTCGTCGGCGAGCTCATCGACCGCCTCGCCCTCGCGCTCGACGGGACGGGGCTCAAAAAAGTGGCGCTGGCTGGCGGCGTGTCGGCGAACACCCTGCTTCGCGCGCGCGCGGGGGCGCTCTGCCGTGAGCGCGGGTGCGAGCTCTTTTTGCCCGAGCTGTCGCTCTGTGGCGACAACGCGGCCATGATCGCCTCGCAGGGCTACTACGAATTTCTCGCCGGCGCGCGGGCGGGGCTCGATCTCAATGCCGCCGCGACAAAAGCTCTGACGTGGGAGCAGTCGCCCCGCGCCGGTGTGTAA
- a CDS encoding RsiV family protein — MQTEQAAAPAEITTKTLEAAPLLDGCELVRITADYPAVESGLTRPLRERINRYYRRLAGDYVRSAQRQLGAVAKQRALVCAAGGEPFVPFTARMSFEVLFSGRCMCVLYEQQEICGPLVRRTRFSDVFDLGTGDRLRLRDLFVRGRRALRPLRALLLRAADERFDFAGRRDGAALRRRIAALWQPEQFYLLPDGLVFYYQPGEILPAARGDFIIKLSYDSFEKALRRVKRGV; from the coding sequence ATGCAGACAGAACAGGCTGCGGCCCCGGCGGAAATCACGACCAAGACTCTCGAGGCGGCCCCTCTGCTCGACGGGTGCGAGCTCGTGCGCATCACGGCGGACTACCCCGCTGTGGAAAGCGGGCTGACCCGCCCGCTGCGCGAGCGCATCAACCGCTACTACCGTCGGCTCGCGGGGGACTATGTGCGCTCGGCTCAGAGACAGCTCGGCGCCGTCGCAAAGCAGCGCGCGCTCGTCTGTGCGGCGGGCGGGGAGCCGTTTGTGCCCTTTACAGCTCGCATGAGCTTTGAGGTGCTCTTTTCCGGTCGGTGCATGTGCGTGCTCTACGAGCAGCAGGAGATCTGCGGGCCGCTCGTGCGGCGCACGCGCTTTTCGGATGTGTTCGATCTCGGCACCGGCGACCGGCTGCGTCTGCGGGATCTGTTTGTGCGCGGCAGGCGGGCTCTGCGGCCGCTGCGCGCGCTTCTGCTGCGCGCGGCGGATGAGCGGTTTGACTTTGCCGGCCGGCGGGACGGCGCGGCTCTTCGCCGGCGCATCGCGGCGCTCTGGCAGCCGGAGCAGTTCTATCTGCTGCCCGACGGGCTGGTGTTCTACTACCAGCCGGGCGAGATTCTTCCCGCCGCGCGGGGCGATTTTATCATAAAGCTGTCTTACGACAGCTTTGAGAAAGCGCTGCGCCGCGTAAAACGCGGCGTCTAG
- the polA gene encoding DNA polymerase I — protein sequence MKLLVFDGNSIINRAFYGIRLLSTSDGVFTNAVYGFLNILEKELTAEAPDAVCVAFDLAGPTFRHEQFAEYKAGRRGMPDELASQLPVLKQVLDAMHIARLELQGYEADDIIGTIAARCESAGDDCVIVTGDKDDLQLIGPHVAVKLAVTAMGRSETTRYDRDKFVEVYGFEPRRMIDFKALQGDASDNIPGVPGIGEKTAKALLQDGRTLEDIYADLDALPVKPGAKKKLAEGRESAFLSYQLATIDCHVPLELDFEAMRRRDPDFEALLALYEKLEFKSFADRLRERRPEAAPPAFEAPPVQKLTGEAEVRALLAPGGTLCLDYDPESVLVLTGGALFELNRFECMAGFDECIRLLFESPNEKVMAAGKHARTALAAEGIELRNLVFDAELAGYVLNPSANSYTPATLALGYLTLSIGEGRAEALAVLPLLRPELLRRMGESGEDRLYFDIELPLSAVLSAMEREGFAVDTAALHAYGQELTGRIAELTQEIFAISGYEFNINSTKQLGEVLFERLGLPVVKKTKTGYSTDADVLEKLRPAHEIVDLVLRYRQLQKLKSTYVDGLLKLTDPHTGRVHTTFRQTVTQTGRISSTEPNLQNIPVREEEGRRLRRMFVAREGCTLVDADYSQIELRVLAHISGDETMLEAFNQNEDIHTVTASQVFGVERSAVTPLMRRRAKAVNFGIVYGISDFSLSQDIGVSRREAREYIDQYFATYPKIKAYLDRTVEQAKADGYVTTLFGRRRYLPELKSGNYNMRMFGERVAMNTPIQGTAADIIKIAMVRVYNRLRAEGLRSRLILQVHDELIIETERDELARVRALLKEEMEGAASLSVVLRADVSEGESWYDAK from the coding sequence ATGAAACTACTTGTCTTTGACGGCAACAGCATCATCAACCGCGCGTTCTACGGCATCCGTCTGCTGTCGACCAGCGACGGGGTCTTCACCAACGCCGTCTACGGCTTTTTGAACATTCTGGAAAAGGAGCTCACGGCGGAAGCCCCCGACGCCGTGTGCGTCGCGTTCGACCTCGCGGGGCCGACGTTTCGCCACGAGCAGTTCGCCGAGTACAAGGCGGGCCGCCGCGGCATGCCCGACGAGCTCGCCTCGCAGCTGCCCGTGCTCAAGCAGGTGCTCGACGCCATGCACATCGCCCGCCTGGAGCTGCAGGGCTACGAGGCCGACGACATCATCGGCACCATCGCGGCGCGCTGCGAGAGCGCGGGGGACGACTGCGTCATCGTCACCGGCGACAAGGATGATCTGCAGCTCATCGGCCCCCACGTCGCGGTCAAGCTCGCCGTCACGGCCATGGGCCGCAGCGAGACCACCCGCTACGACCGCGACAAATTCGTCGAGGTCTACGGCTTTGAGCCCCGGCGCATGATCGACTTCAAGGCGCTCCAGGGCGACGCCTCCGACAACATCCCCGGCGTGCCCGGCATCGGCGAGAAGACGGCGAAAGCCCTCCTGCAGGACGGGCGCACCCTCGAGGACATCTACGCCGACCTCGACGCCCTGCCGGTCAAGCCCGGCGCGAAGAAGAAGCTCGCCGAGGGCCGCGAGTCGGCCTTTTTGAGCTATCAGCTCGCCACCATCGACTGCCATGTGCCGCTCGAGCTCGACTTTGAGGCCATGCGCCGCCGCGACCCCGACTTTGAGGCGCTTCTCGCGCTCTATGAGAAGCTCGAGTTCAAGAGCTTTGCCGACCGCCTGCGCGAGCGCCGCCCCGAGGCCGCGCCGCCCGCCTTCGAGGCCCCGCCGGTGCAGAAGCTCACGGGCGAGGCCGAGGTGCGCGCGCTGCTCGCCCCGGGCGGGACGCTCTGTCTCGACTACGACCCCGAGTCGGTTCTGGTGCTCACGGGCGGCGCGCTCTTTGAGCTGAACCGCTTCGAGTGCATGGCGGGCTTCGACGAGTGCATTCGCCTGCTCTTTGAGAGCCCCAACGAGAAAGTGATGGCGGCAGGCAAGCACGCGCGAACCGCTCTCGCCGCCGAGGGGATCGAACTGCGAAATCTCGTCTTTGACGCGGAGCTTGCGGGCTATGTTTTAAACCCCTCGGCGAACAGCTACACCCCGGCGACGCTGGCGCTCGGCTATCTCACGCTCTCCATCGGCGAGGGCCGCGCCGAGGCGCTCGCGGTGCTGCCGCTGCTGCGCCCCGAGCTGCTGCGGCGCATGGGCGAAAGCGGCGAGGACCGGCTCTACTTCGACATTGAGCTGCCGCTGTCGGCGGTGCTCTCCGCGATGGAGCGCGAGGGCTTCGCCGTCGACACCGCGGCGCTGCATGCCTACGGGCAGGAGCTCACCGGGCGCATCGCCGAGCTCACACAGGAGATCTTTGCCATCTCGGGGTACGAATTCAACATCAACTCCACCAAACAGCTCGGCGAGGTGCTCTTTGAGCGGCTCGGGCTGCCGGTGGTCAAAAAGACCAAGACCGGTTACAGCACCGACGCCGACGTGCTCGAAAAGCTGCGCCCGGCCCACGAGATCGTCGATCTCGTGCTGCGCTACCGCCAGCTGCAAAAGCTCAAGTCGACCTATGTCGACGGGCTCTTAAAACTCACCGATCCCCACACCGGCCGGGTGCACACCACATTTCGGCAGACCGTCACCCAGACCGGGCGCATCAGTTCCACCGAGCCGAATCTGCAGAACATCCCCGTGCGCGAGGAGGAGGGGCGGCGCCTGCGGCGCATGTTCGTCGCGCGCGAGGGGTGCACCCTCGTCGACGCCGACTACTCCCAGATCGAGCTGCGCGTGCTCGCGCACATCTCGGGCGACGAGACCATGCTCGAGGCGTTCAACCAGAACGAGGACATCCACACCGTCACGGCATCCCAAGTCTTCGGGGTGGAGCGCTCGGCTGTCACGCCCCTCATGCGCCGCCGGGCAAAGGCGGTCAACTTCGGCATCGTCTACGGCATCTCCGACTTCTCGCTCTCGCAGGACATCGGCGTGAGCCGCCGCGAGGCGCGCGAGTACATCGACCAGTACTTCGCCACCTACCCGAAGATCAAGGCCTACCTCGACCGCACCGTGGAGCAGGCCAAGGCTGACGGCTACGTCACCACGCTCTTCGGCCGGCGGCGCTATCTGCCGGAGCTGAAGAGCGGCAACTACAACATGCGCATGTTCGGCGAGCGGGTCGCGATGAACACGCCCATTCAGGGCACGGCCGCCGACATCATCAAAATCGCCATGGTGCGCGTCTACAACCGCCTGCGCGCCGAGGGGCTCCGCAGCCGCCTGATTTTGCAGGTGCACGACGAGCTCATCATCGAGACCGAGCGCGACGAGCTTGCGCGCGTGCGCGCGCTCTTAAAGGAGGAGATGGAGGGCGCGGCGAGCCTGTCGGTCGTGCTGCGCGCCGACGTCTCCGAGGGGGAGAGCTGGTATGACGCGAAGTGA
- the rimI gene encoding ribosomal protein S18-alanine N-acetyltransferase, with protein sequence MTRSELTLTGLTPALVPVVHGMEQLCFPADGWSRQQFYDELTNPLAVWLVALDGDTPVGYAGGLAVCDTGEVTDIGVPPAHRGRGIGRALLGALLYELRARGCAAVHLEVRESNAPARALYRSLGFREVGRRPRYYRAPVEDAILLTLEEGVTP encoded by the coding sequence ATGACGCGAAGTGAGCTCACTCTCACCGGGCTGACGCCCGCCCTCGTGCCGGTGGTGCACGGGATGGAGCAGCTCTGCTTCCCCGCCGATGGGTGGAGCCGTCAGCAGTTCTACGACGAGCTGACAAATCCGCTCGCCGTGTGGCTCGTGGCCCTCGACGGGGACACCCCTGTCGGCTATGCGGGGGGGCTTGCAGTGTGTGATACCGGCGAGGTCACCGACATCGGCGTGCCGCCCGCCCACCGGGGCCGGGGAATCGGCCGGGCGCTTCTCGGGGCGCTGCTTTACGAGCTTCGCGCGCGCGGGTGCGCCGCGGTGCACCTCGAGGTGCGCGAGTCGAACGCGCCCGCCCGCGCGCTCTACCGGAGCCTCGGCTTTCGCGAGGTGGGCCGCCGCCCGCGCTACTACCGCGCGCCCGTGGAGGACGCGATTCTTCTCACTCTGGAAGAGGGGGTAACACCATGA
- the dusB gene encoding tRNA dihydrouridine synthase DusB yields MKIGSVTLQSNLALAPLAGVTDLAFRELCREFGAGYAVSEMVSAKALYYRDKKTDALLRTSRADRPVALQIFGSEPAVMAWAVEPVLRHEPDVIDINMGCPMPKIVKSGDGSALMRRPRLIGEIVAAVVKASPVPVTVKLRTGWDDGSKNAVECARYAEDAGAAAITVHGRTREKLYAPGVDYAAIAAVKAAVRVPVFGNGDVADGPSARRMFDETGCDGVMIGRASLGNPFVFREIAAYLAGRACPPPTLREKLSVASRHIRALVALKGEHIGILEARKHLAWYLKGVRGAAAYKARCNQMKTAEQFDELIYDILRAAGEEGERD; encoded by the coding sequence TTGAAGATAGGCTCTGTGACACTGCAATCGAATCTGGCGCTCGCGCCGCTCGCCGGGGTGACGGATCTTGCGTTTCGCGAGCTCTGCCGCGAATTCGGCGCGGGCTATGCCGTATCGGAGATGGTCAGCGCCAAGGCCCTCTACTACCGCGACAAAAAGACCGACGCCCTGCTCAGGACGAGCCGCGCCGACCGGCCGGTCGCGCTGCAGATCTTCGGCAGCGAGCCGGCCGTCATGGCCTGGGCGGTGGAGCCGGTGCTGCGCCACGAGCCCGACGTCATCGACATCAACATGGGCTGCCCCATGCCCAAAATCGTCAAGAGCGGCGACGGCTCGGCGCTCATGCGCCGCCCGCGCCTGATCGGCGAGATCGTCGCGGCCGTGGTGAAAGCGAGCCCCGTGCCGGTCACCGTCAAGCTGCGCACCGGCTGGGACGACGGGAGCAAAAACGCCGTCGAGTGCGCGCGGTACGCCGAGGACGCGGGGGCCGCGGCCATCACCGTACATGGGCGCACCCGCGAGAAGCTTTACGCGCCGGGGGTGGACTATGCGGCCATCGCGGCGGTGAAAGCCGCCGTGCGCGTGCCGGTCTTTGGCAACGGCGACGTGGCCGACGGACCGAGCGCCCGGCGCATGTTTGATGAGACCGGCTGCGACGGCGTCATGATCGGCCGCGCAAGCCTCGGAAACCCCTTTGTCTTTCGCGAGATCGCGGCGTATCTGGCCGGGCGCGCCTGCCCGCCGCCCACGCTGCGCGAGAAGCTCTCGGTCGCCTCGCGCCACATCCGCGCGCTCGTGGCGCTCAAGGGGGAGCACATCGGCATTCTCGAGGCGCGAAAGCATCTCGCCTGGTATCTCAAGGGCGTGCGCGGCGCGGCCGCCTACAAGGCCCGCTGCAACCAGATGAAGACGGCGGAGCAGTTCGACGAGCTGATTTATGATATTCTGCGCGCGGCCGGAGAGGAGGGAGAGCGTGACTGA
- a CDS encoding PepSY1/2 domain-containing protein codes for MKRRTLIRIISFTAALILVLGGLVLYQSRVAALYLRQLRGGYARALGDLTYHVAAMEQSMQRGSYTTSPASLVAVSNEVAEAAGAAKACLGELPLTSADLSMLERYLCQAGDYADILARKAAAGQSPAADEREAVDALYGYTRELSARLYELEGEYAASAMDFDYFAGSRPTATLIFSRAALPDVADAMGELMGVFEGYPELLYDGPYSSHLTGRKSVYLAGQNEVTRDEARGAAAAFLGVEASALADDSDLGGALAAHCFTFQSGEICVTKAGGVVMTCANERALGEPELSLEQGGQLAADFLTAQGYAGMELAASRQQGGMGLYSFAYRDGDILCYPDLIQVGIGLDRGDVVRYDATAYLMNHIDARGLKSSTLGEGTLPEGLTAVSAGYAVIPTAGGFETLVTETCCTDTDGAAMRFYEGAAGEQRILTEENFPAGLF; via the coding sequence ATGAAACGAAGAACACTCATCCGAATCATCAGCTTCACCGCTGCGCTCATTCTGGTGCTCGGGGGACTTGTCCTCTACCAGAGCCGTGTGGCGGCGCTCTATCTGCGCCAGCTTCGCGGCGGCTATGCGCGGGCGCTCGGGGATCTGACCTACCACGTCGCCGCGATGGAGCAGTCCATGCAGCGCGGCAGCTACACCACGAGCCCCGCCTCGCTCGTGGCGGTGTCAAACGAGGTCGCCGAGGCGGCCGGGGCAGCCAAGGCCTGTCTGGGCGAGCTGCCGCTGACATCGGCCGATCTGAGCATGCTCGAGCGGTATCTCTGCCAGGCGGGCGACTACGCGGACATTCTCGCGCGAAAGGCGGCGGCGGGCCAGTCCCCGGCAGCCGACGAGCGCGAGGCGGTCGACGCGCTCTACGGCTACACCCGGGAGCTCTCGGCGCGGCTCTATGAGCTCGAGGGGGAGTACGCGGCGAGCGCGATGGACTTCGACTACTTCGCGGGCAGCCGCCCCACGGCGACACTCATTTTTTCCCGCGCGGCTCTGCCCGACGTCGCGGACGCGATGGGCGAGCTGATGGGCGTCTTTGAGGGCTATCCGGAGCTGCTGTATGACGGGCCCTACTCGTCCCATCTCACGGGGCGCAAGAGCGTCTATCTGGCCGGGCAAAACGAAGTGACACGCGACGAGGCCCGCGGGGCGGCCGCGGCCTTTCTCGGCGTTGAGGCTTCGGCCCTCGCAGACGACAGCGACCTCGGCGGCGCTCTCGCCGCGCACTGCTTCACGTTTCAAAGCGGGGAGATCTGTGTGACGAAAGCGGGCGGCGTGGTGATGACCTGCGCAAACGAGCGCGCGCTCGGCGAGCCAGAGCTCTCCCTCGAGCAGGGCGGACAGCTCGCGGCGGACTTTCTCACGGCGCAGGGCTACGCCGGCATGGAGCTGGCCGCAAGCCGCCAGCAGGGCGGCATGGGGCTCTACAGCTTCGCCTACCGCGACGGCGACATCCTCTGCTACCCCGATCTGATTCAGGTGGGAATCGGTCTCGACCGGGGGGATGTGGTACGCTACGACGCGACGGCCTATCTGATGAACCACATTGACGCGCGGGGGCTCAAGAGCAGCACGCTCGGGGAGGGGACGCTGCCCGAGGGGCTGACGGCCGTCTCGGCGGGGTATGCGGTCATTCCGACAGCGGGCGGCTTTGAGACGCTTGTCACCGAGACCTGCTGCACGGATACGGACGGCGCGGCGATGCGCTTCTACGAGGGCGCCGCCGGCGAGCAGAGGATTCTCACCGAGGAGAATTTTCCCGCCGGTCTGTTTTGA
- a CDS encoding HAD family hydrolase, which produces MRKETTDMFTTALFDLDGTLLRMTNEDFFDIMLASYRRMFADLMPVDNIREVFFKVIGEVINHMSERTNEQVFYDGFARYCGQENIAEFRRRLLDYYKNDYGELRAATHPNAEMIEAVRLLKEKGFTLVMATNPVFPDEGVAQRVSWAGLSLDEFDYVTSFAEDRYAKPHVEFFYDILKKLGRDVSECLYVGNDRYEDMAATGTGITTWLIDGYVRTRPDRNFDHSYRGRPKAFLQFVRELPPVR; this is translated from the coding sequence ATGCGAAAGGAAACAACCGATATGTTTACAACCGCCCTGTTCGATCTCGACGGCACTCTTCTGCGTATGACAAACGAGGACTTCTTTGACATCATGCTCGCCTCCTATCGGCGCATGTTCGCCGACCTCATGCCGGTCGACAACATCCGCGAGGTCTTCTTCAAGGTGATCGGCGAGGTTATCAACCACATGTCCGAGCGCACAAACGAGCAGGTCTTTTACGACGGCTTTGCGCGCTACTGCGGGCAGGAGAACATCGCCGAGTTTCGCCGGCGTCTTCTCGACTACTACAAAAACGACTACGGCGAGCTGCGCGCCGCCACCCACCCGAACGCCGAGATGATCGAGGCGGTGCGCCTGCTCAAAGAAAAGGGTTTCACTCTCGTCATGGCGACAAATCCCGTCTTCCCCGACGAGGGCGTGGCGCAGCGGGTGAGCTGGGCCGGGCTCTCGCTCGACGAGTTCGACTATGTTACAAGCTTTGCAGAGGACCGCTATGCAAAGCCCCACGTCGAGTTTTTCTACGACATTTTGAAAAAGCTCGGCCGCGATGTCTCGGAGTGTCTCTACGTCGGCAACGACCGCTACGAGGACATGGCCGCGACCGGCACGGGCATCACGACCTGGCTGATCGACGGCTATGTGCGCACCCGGCCCGACCGCAATTTCGACCACAGCTACCGCGGGCGGCCCAAGGCCTTTTTGCAGTTTGTGCGCGAGCTGCCGCCTGTGCGCTGA
- a CDS encoding anti-sigma factor family protein, whose product MTCRQFEDHLEALVGGTLPETLAAELERHRESCPACDQRYRTLWALYDLSVDSPCNPPEGFCDAVMEKIDALERDNVIELSAPTAPRRKFRYPFTAVAAAAVVLLFAGSRIWAAPIMDRVAEPESVASPALEPRSAEDLPLTDCLPGSEAQFYRNSDENAKMQDAATGAESGGAANSAEPSAPTGTAPDDAVDGGAQSDEIQSKGDGKDRALGGSSEAGLPPVDIGVTPNNLLVLPDPTDGQILAEMVPLYQTGFAFVYTGSAGDSAEALENLERDQSITSGAVYRYAFNGYTAYYLRAELEAQLPAEGLQRASEPVETAEGTLRLDETAEYGAVLLYDEPQ is encoded by the coding sequence ATGACCTGCAGACAATTTGAGGACCATCTGGAGGCGCTCGTCGGCGGAACGCTGCCCGAGACGCTTGCGGCCGAGCTTGAGCGGCACCGCGAGAGCTGTCCGGCCTGCGACCAGCGCTATCGCACCCTCTGGGCGCTGTACGACCTCTCGGTGGACAGTCCGTGCAATCCGCCCGAGGGCTTCTGCGACGCTGTGATGGAAAAAATCGACGCGCTCGAGCGGGACAATGTCATTGAGCTGAGCGCGCCCACGGCACCGCGCCGGAAATTCCGCTACCCGTTCACGGCCGTGGCCGCGGCGGCGGTGGTGCTGCTCTTTGCCGGCAGCCGCATCTGGGCGGCGCCCATCATGGACAGGGTCGCCGAGCCCGAGAGTGTGGCGTCCCCCGCTCTCGAGCCGCGCAGCGCCGAAGATCTTCCCCTGACAGACTGCCTGCCCGGCAGCGAGGCGCAGTTCTATCGCAACAGCGACGAAAACGCGAAGATGCAGGACGCCGCGACCGGCGCCGAAAGCGGTGGTGCCGCCAATTCGGCGGAACCGTCTGCGCCGACCGGCACCGCGCCAGATGACGCGGTCGACGGCGGGGCGCAGAGCGACGAAATACAGAGTAAGGGCGACGGCAAGGACCGGGCTCTGGGCGGCTCCTCCGAAGCCGGGCTTCCGCCGGTTGACATTGGCGTGACGCCGAACAATCTTCTGGTCTTGCCCGACCCGACCGACGGGCAGATTCTCGCCGAGATGGTGCCCCTGTACCAGACGGGCTTTGCCTTTGTGTACACCGGCAGTGCCGGCGACAGCGCCGAGGCGCTCGAGAATCTGGAGCGTGACCAGAGCATCACCAGCGGCGCGGTCTACCGCTACGCGTTCAACGGCTACACCGCCTACTACCTGCGCGCTGAGCTTGAGGCGCAGCTGCCCGCCGAGGGGCTGCAGCGCGCGAGCGAGCCGGTCGAGACCGCCGAGGGCACCCTGCGTCTCGACGAGACGGCCGAGTACGGCGCAGTGCTGCTCTACGACGAACCGCAGTAA
- a CDS encoding winged helix-turn-helix transcriptional regulator encodes MYQRKLAPDIRCPLEYGLELFGGKWKSRIICVLSERETLRYSTLRREMGNISDAVLASTLKELIRDGLVERRQFDEIPPHVEYSLSAKGASVVPILQSICRWAGAYHRQVGEHTPARCQRCDYGPGGEP; translated from the coding sequence ATGTATCAGAGAAAGCTGGCGCCGGACATCCGCTGCCCGCTGGAGTACGGGCTCGAACTGTTCGGGGGGAAGTGGAAGTCGCGCATCATCTGCGTGCTGTCGGAGCGCGAGACGCTGCGCTACAGCACCCTGCGCCGTGAGATGGGAAACATCTCGGACGCGGTGCTCGCATCGACGCTCAAGGAGCTCATCCGCGACGGGCTGGTCGAACGCCGCCAATTCGACGAGATTCCACCCCATGTGGAGTACTCGCTCAGCGCCAAGGGCGCCTCGGTCGTGCCGATTTTACAGAGCATCTGCCGCTGGGCGGGCGCGTACCACCGTCAGGTGGGTGAGCACACGCCCGCGCGCTGTCAGCGCTGCGACTACGGCCCCGGTGGCGAGCCCTGA
- a CDS encoding RNA polymerase sigma factor: MTDLDYIKLVQQGDRDAFAHLVRLYEKKVYNIALRMCQNPEDANDVSQEVFLRVYRSIHSFKGESTFSTYLYRVAVNLSIDFMRKNRRRQGDVSLYQGEDGEEYELNLPDRSGSPEELAERREQRRALLGCIAALPERHRQMIVLRDLSGLSYDEIARVMQCNEGTVKSRISRAREALRRELVKNGNFFPAGKSKGV, translated from the coding sequence GTGACTGACCTCGACTACATCAAACTCGTGCAGCAGGGGGACCGCGATGCGTTCGCCCACCTCGTGCGCCTGTATGAGAAGAAAGTCTACAACATCGCCCTTCGCATGTGCCAGAACCCGGAGGACGCAAACGACGTCTCCCAGGAGGTCTTTCTGCGCGTGTACCGCTCGATTCACTCCTTCAAGGGCGAGAGCACCTTTTCGACCTACCTCTACCGCGTGGCGGTCAATCTGTCGATCGACTTCATGAGAAAAAACCGCCGCCGCCAGGGCGACGTCTCGCTCTATCAGGGGGAGGACGGCGAGGAGTATGAGCTGAATCTGCCCGACCGCTCGGGCTCGCCCGAGGAGCTCGCCGAGCGCCGCGAACAGCGCCGGGCTCTTCTCGGGTGCATCGCCGCGCTGCCCGAGCGGCACCGGCAGATGATCGTGCTGCGCGATCTCAGCGGTCTGAGCTACGACGAGATCGCCCGGGTCATGCAGTGCAACGAGGGCACTGTCAAATCGCGCATCAGCCGCGCGCGCGAGGCGCTGCGGCGCGAACTTGTAAAAAACGGGAACTTTTTTCCCGCCGGGAAGTCTAAAGGGGTATGA